One genomic segment of Hymenobacter psoromatis includes these proteins:
- a CDS encoding two-component regulator propeller domain-containing protein, giving the protein MSAILYFLLARAQRAPGPRWAGLLAGGLWLLAVVAVAASLPPRPAAFRFEHLTVNQGLAHSDALAVAQDRAGFLWIGTNKGIDRYDGYELRHYALPVNPLNAMPANRVRVLHLGPDGTLWAGVESAGLSRYDADHNRFNFVDGPATPTSRLLAQATVVSIAGGPGGRLWVGTEIHGLFALRLDARGHLLALSRVPLPGPRPVLDYHARALALAPDGRLWIGTTGAGLLVLDTRAAAARPVALALGSTVIRALCLDRQGDLWVGTDHQVLWLPQAARHTTGRQPAWPLPYPYADIQSVLRDSFGRLWVGTTYGLHLWEAAAAVGGGPPLRLDRPTEFLPLDNDPTSINSDRVQQVFEDRDQVLWLAASAGGLNKVDLRQKPFFNLQRQVSAQPTLANNFVNAIYEEQARHRLWLGTRGGLSCYNLASRTYRNYLVPEQPGKSTGTDVSALLQTTDSALWVATINRGLWRLRFPHGQAKAELTPCPGGGTGYFESLAQDRFGTVWAASLRGLSRFGADGRLLRTYRDNALPTSQFTYLLYDRRTDVLWASTRNAGLLKLRVTPDSLVLLRQFQANPAGPTGLAVSFVWPLLLDAQGTLWIGTIGGGLHRLVRNAQGRETIERYHRWLPESDVESMLPDADGNLWIGGTGLYRFTPATRQYLRYDVADGLQSNAFKVGAAWAAPDGTLYFGGINGLTYFQPRAIQANPFAPVVQLTSLRLANKPVAVGEVVHGRVVLPKPLTSPQAIIIKAAENDFSIGFVALNYANPNKHRYAYRLVGYNPDWVPAAPGQRTASFANLPPGDYTFLVKASNGEGRWSAQPATLRITVLPPWWRTWWAYLLYGLAALSAVALYRRVEMAQQKLKNQLALEEYRVEKEKELTDLKISFFTNISHELRTPLTLILGPMEELVSHPEKLSQAGEKVALMHKQTRKLLDLVNQLLDFRRAEGGHIPLRVSHGDIVGFLTEIFLIFKLKAEEKGIAYTLEAPAEVIPLYFDRNKLEIVLTNLLANAFKYTEAGGRVRVAVAAVGDPAAPALRRKNKLLNNYLEIKVIDEGIGMAPDDLHRIFDPYFRVASAPNQPVPGTGIGLALVKQAMERHAGELEVASALGSGTTFTLRLPFGRAHLALSEIEATVPEDVLATAPPLAPTPSLVAEAPLLVPASPALLLIVEDNDEVRHYLHQLFTPDFEVALAADGVEGWEKTLVLLPDLVISDVMMPRRDGLALCRQIKEHPKTAHIPVMLLTARTAAMHELAGLETGADDYGGKPFNPQVLHAKALALLNNRGKLREYYQRQLLLEPTQLVIPDAEKQLLESAMRIVEANLDNPDFGVPMLVREMSMSQSVFYRRIKSITGQSVAEFIRDVRMKRAAQLLATAGLRVSEIAYQVGFEDAKHFREAFRKIYDLSPSEYAARHRPAVSKGPANGA; this is encoded by the coding sequence TTGAGCGCAATTCTGTATTTTCTGCTTGCGCGCGCCCAACGCGCGCCCGGGCCACGCTGGGCCGGACTGCTGGCGGGCGGGCTCTGGCTGCTGGCGGTGGTGGCTGTTGCCGCGTCCCTACCCCCCCGCCCGGCGGCCTTCCGCTTCGAGCACCTCACCGTCAACCAGGGCCTCGCGCATTCCGATGCGCTGGCCGTGGCCCAGGACCGCGCGGGCTTTCTCTGGATTGGTACTAACAAGGGCATCGACCGCTACGATGGCTACGAGCTGCGCCACTATGCCCTACCAGTTAACCCCCTCAACGCCATGCCGGCCAACCGGGTGCGGGTGCTACATCTGGGCCCCGATGGCACCCTGTGGGCCGGGGTAGAGAGCGCCGGCCTAAGCCGCTACGACGCCGACCACAACCGCTTCAACTTCGTGGACGGGCCCGCTACCCCCACGAGCCGCCTGCTGGCGCAAGCCACGGTGGTGTCGATTGCCGGCGGGCCGGGCGGGCGGCTGTGGGTGGGCACTGAAATCCACGGCCTGTTTGCCCTGCGCCTCGATGCGCGGGGCCACCTGCTGGCCCTGAGCCGGGTGCCCCTACCCGGCCCCCGGCCCGTGCTCGACTACCACGCCCGCGCCCTGGCCCTGGCCCCCGACGGCCGCCTGTGGATAGGCACCACCGGGGCGGGCCTACTGGTGCTCGATACCCGCGCGGCGGCGGCCCGCCCGGTGGCGCTGGCGCTGGGGTCCACCGTTATTCGGGCGCTGTGCCTCGACCGGCAGGGCGACCTCTGGGTGGGCACTGACCACCAGGTGCTGTGGCTGCCCCAGGCGGCCCGGCACACCACCGGCCGCCAGCCGGCCTGGCCGCTGCCCTACCCCTACGCCGACATCCAGTCGGTACTGCGCGACTCGTTTGGCCGGCTGTGGGTGGGCACCACCTATGGCCTGCACCTGTGGGAGGCGGCCGCAGCCGTCGGCGGCGGCCCGCCACTGCGCCTCGACCGACCCACTGAGTTCCTACCCCTCGATAATGACCCGACCAGCATCAACTCCGACCGGGTGCAGCAAGTGTTTGAAGACCGCGACCAGGTGCTGTGGCTGGCAGCCTCGGCCGGCGGCCTCAATAAGGTAGACCTGCGCCAGAAGCCCTTCTTCAACCTGCAGCGCCAGGTATCGGCCCAGCCCACGCTGGCCAACAATTTCGTCAACGCTATTTATGAGGAGCAGGCCCGCCATCGCCTCTGGCTTGGCACCCGCGGCGGGCTCTCGTGCTATAATCTCGCCAGCCGCACGTACCGCAACTACCTCGTGCCCGAGCAGCCCGGCAAGTCTACCGGCACCGACGTATCGGCCCTGCTCCAAACCACCGATAGCGCCCTGTGGGTGGCCACCATTAACCGGGGCCTCTGGCGGCTGCGCTTTCCCCACGGGCAGGCCAAGGCCGAGCTTACGCCCTGCCCCGGCGGCGGCACCGGGTACTTCGAGAGCCTGGCTCAGGACCGGTTTGGCACCGTGTGGGCAGCTTCTTTACGGGGTCTGAGCCGGTTTGGGGCCGATGGCCGGCTGCTGCGCACATATCGGGATAATGCGCTGCCCACCAGCCAGTTTACCTACCTGCTCTATGACCGGCGCACCGATGTGCTCTGGGCTAGCACCCGCAACGCGGGCCTGCTCAAGCTGCGCGTCACCCCCGATTCGCTGGTGCTACTGCGGCAGTTCCAAGCCAACCCTGCCGGCCCTACCGGCCTGGCCGTAAGCTTCGTGTGGCCGCTGCTGCTCGACGCCCAGGGCACGCTCTGGATTGGCACCATCGGCGGGGGCCTGCACCGGCTGGTGCGCAATGCCCAAGGCCGGGAAACCATCGAGCGCTACCACCGCTGGCTGCCCGAAAGCGACGTGGAGAGTATGCTGCCCGATGCCGACGGTAACCTCTGGATTGGGGGCACCGGCCTCTACCGTTTCACGCCCGCCACCCGCCAGTACCTGCGCTACGACGTGGCCGATGGCTTGCAAAGCAACGCCTTTAAGGTGGGCGCGGCCTGGGCCGCGCCCGATGGCACGCTCTATTTTGGGGGCATTAATGGCCTCACTTACTTTCAGCCCCGCGCCATTCAGGCCAACCCGTTTGCGCCGGTGGTGCAGCTCACCAGCCTGCGCCTGGCCAACAAGCCGGTGGCCGTGGGCGAGGTCGTGCACGGCCGGGTGGTGCTACCCAAGCCCCTCACCAGCCCGCAAGCCATCATTATCAAAGCCGCCGAAAATGACTTTTCCATCGGGTTCGTGGCCCTCAACTACGCCAACCCCAACAAGCACCGCTACGCCTACCGGCTGGTGGGCTACAACCCGGACTGGGTACCGGCTGCCCCCGGCCAGCGCACGGCCAGCTTTGCCAACCTGCCCCCCGGCGACTACACCTTTCTGGTGAAGGCCAGCAACGGCGAAGGCCGGTGGTCGGCCCAGCCCGCCACGCTACGCATCACGGTGCTGCCGCCGTGGTGGCGCACCTGGTGGGCGTATTTGCTCTACGGCCTGGCCGCGCTGTCGGCGGTGGCCCTGTACCGGCGCGTCGAGATGGCCCAGCAAAAGCTGAAAAACCAGCTGGCCCTGGAAGAATACCGCGTTGAAAAAGAAAAGGAGCTAACCGACTTGAAAATCAGTTTCTTCACCAACATCAGCCACGAGCTGCGCACGCCGCTCACCCTCATCCTGGGCCCGATGGAAGAGCTGGTGAGCCACCCCGAAAAACTTAGCCAGGCCGGCGAAAAAGTAGCACTTATGCACAAGCAGACCCGCAAGCTGCTCGACCTGGTAAACCAGCTCTTGGATTTTCGCCGCGCAGAGGGCGGCCACATCCCCCTGCGCGTCAGCCACGGCGATATTGTGGGTTTTCTCACCGAGATTTTCTTGATTTTCAAGCTCAAAGCCGAGGAAAAAGGCATTGCCTACACCCTAGAGGCCCCCGCCGAAGTCATTCCGCTCTACTTCGACCGCAACAAGCTCGAAATCGTGCTCACCAACCTGCTGGCCAATGCCTTCAAGTACACCGAGGCGGGCGGGCGCGTGCGGGTGGCCGTAGCCGCCGTGGGCGACCCCGCCGCCCCGGCCCTGCGCCGCAAAAACAAGTTGCTGAATAACTACCTGGAAATAAAGGTGATAGACGAAGGTATCGGCATGGCCCCCGACGACCTGCACCGCATATTCGACCCGTATTTCCGGGTGGCTTCGGCTCCCAACCAGCCCGTGCCGGGCACCGGCATCGGGCTGGCGCTGGTGAAGCAGGCGATGGAGCGGCACGCCGGTGAGCTGGAGGTGGCCAGCGCCCTAGGCAGCGGCACCACCTTCACGCTGCGCCTGCCGTTTGGGCGGGCGCACCTGGCCCTCAGCGAAATAGAAGCCACCGTGCCCGAAGACGTGCTGGCCACCGCTCCGCCGCTGGCCCCTACCCCCTCCTTAGTGGCCGAGGCTCCACTGCTGGTTCCTGCCAGCCCCGCGCTGCTACTCATCGTGGAAGACAACGACGAAGTGCGCCACTACCTGCACCAGCTCTTTACGCCCGATTTTGAAGTGGCCCTGGCCGCCGACGGCGTGGAGGGCTGGGAAAAAACCCTGGTCCTACTACCCGACCTGGTTATTTCCGACGTGATGATGCCGCGGCGCGACGGCCTGGCGCTGTGCCGCCAAATCAAGGAGCACCCCAAAACGGCCCACATTCCGGTGATGCTGCTCACGGCGCGCACCGCCGCCATGCACGAACTGGCCGGCCTCGAAACCGGGGCCGACGACTACGGCGGCAAGCCCTTCAACCCGCAGGTGCTGCACGCTAAAGCCCTGGCTTTGCTCAATAACCGGGGCAAGCTGCGCGAGTATTACCAGCGCCAGCTGCTGCTCGAACCTACCCAGCTCGTTATTCCTGATGCCGAAAAGCAGCTGCTCGAAAGCGCCATGCGCATCGTGGAGGCCAACCTCGACAACCCGGACTTCGGCGTACCTATGCTGGTGCGCGAAATGAGCATGAGCCAATCGGTATTCTACCGCCGCATCAAGAGCATCACCGGACAGTCTGTGGCTGAGTTTATTCGCGATGTGCGCATGAAGCGAGCCGCCCAGCTGCTGGCCACTGCTGGGCTGCGGGTTTCAGAAATCGCGTATCAGGTGGGCTTCGAAGACGCTAAGCATTTTCGGGAGGCATTCCGCAAGATTTACGACCTCTCACCCTCCGAATATGCGGCCCGGCATCGGCCCGCCGTGAGCAAAGGCCCTGCAAACGGTGCTTAA
- a CDS encoding T9SS type A sorting domain-containing protein, with translation MALPFTSPQWPKISLRRAFIWTLLACLGCGLVPRAQAQTTEQYAWNSIAIGGGGFVSGLIMSNTQAGLYYARTDVGGAYRWDAAAGRWVPLMDGASELEQGMFGVESLALDPQNSATLYAYCGISYFNNGRTFIMRSTDYGATFTTIDVTAQFKAHGNGIGRGNGEKLQVDPSSSATLYCGTRYNGIWKSTDSGTTWTNLTNLPVTVTPNGNGLSFVVVDNTSAAAGGASQRVFAGVSRNSGVGANFYRSDDAGATFTAVTNPNLGASMMPQRAVQAGGSLYISYGNGSGPYGTTFAATATLPASNESYDAGQIWKYDIAADTWTNLTPTTGTNRAFGGISVDHANPNRIIISTTNSYLQQGPTSSSPYGDRIYLTTDGGTTWTDIVARGFTLDPNGITWIPGQSIHWAACIQFDPFVPNRVLVDSGNGIYANDDITNTAGTWKFFVKGLEETVALNLVSMPNGGPLLSVIGDYDGFRHTDVTQYAPIYQPRIGSTSGLDFAKLSPTNVARVGYRNDATSASVLLYSTDTGLTWTRTATMNGSGGQVALSADGTVLLHSPSNGMSSSFPVADNTFVYRTTDNGATWTKATGVPTTLTSSRPVADAVNPAKFYLHNTSTGDMLVSTDGGVSFAVAGNVGAAGGSNIIRAVQGREGHLWVALYGGGLTRSVDAGTTFTKLASVTRCDAVGFGKAAPGGTYEAIYMYGVVGGVVGIFRSNDQGVSWVRVNDEAHEYGGPANGQFVMGDLNTYGRVYMSTAGRGIIYGMPATPLATRLAAGGQASLQAYPNPTGSGLTLRLPPELVGGTVTVINTLGAIVRTSTAARADYTLDLSQLSAGLYVVRIASGSQSAVTRVVKQ, from the coding sequence ATGGCACTTCCCTTTACCTCCCCTCAGTGGCCAAAAATTTCGCTGCGCCGCGCATTTATTTGGACCCTGCTGGCTTGCCTGGGCTGCGGCCTCGTGCCGCGGGCGCAGGCCCAAACGACTGAGCAGTATGCCTGGAACAGCATCGCCATTGGCGGCGGCGGGTTCGTGTCGGGCCTCATTATGAGTAACACCCAGGCTGGCCTCTACTACGCCCGCACCGACGTGGGCGGGGCCTACCGCTGGGACGCGGCCGCCGGCCGCTGGGTGCCGCTCATGGACGGGGCCTCGGAGCTGGAGCAGGGCATGTTCGGGGTAGAATCGCTGGCCCTCGACCCGCAGAACTCGGCTACCTTATACGCTTACTGCGGCATCAGCTACTTTAACAACGGCCGCACGTTCATCATGCGCTCGACCGACTACGGGGCCACGTTCACGACTATCGACGTGACGGCGCAGTTCAAGGCGCACGGCAACGGCATCGGGCGCGGCAACGGCGAGAAGCTGCAGGTAGACCCCAGCAGCAGCGCTACCCTTTATTGCGGCACCCGCTACAACGGCATCTGGAAGAGCACCGACTCGGGCACCACCTGGACCAACCTGACTAACCTGCCCGTGACGGTGACGCCCAACGGCAATGGCCTGAGCTTCGTGGTGGTTGATAATACCAGTGCCGCCGCGGGCGGGGCCTCGCAGCGCGTGTTTGCGGGCGTGTCGCGCAACAGTGGGGTAGGGGCCAACTTCTACCGCAGCGACGACGCCGGGGCCACGTTCACGGCCGTGACCAACCCCAACCTGGGGGCCAGCATGATGCCGCAGCGCGCCGTGCAGGCGGGCGGCAGCCTCTACATCAGCTACGGCAACGGCTCGGGGCCCTACGGCACCACCTTTGCCGCCACCGCTACCCTGCCGGCCTCCAACGAGTCTTATGACGCGGGCCAAATCTGGAAGTATGACATTGCCGCCGACACTTGGACCAACCTTACGCCTACTACCGGCACCAACCGGGCCTTTGGCGGTATCAGCGTGGACCATGCTAACCCCAACCGCATCATCATCTCGACTACCAACAGCTACTTGCAGCAGGGGCCCACGTCGAGCAGCCCCTACGGCGACCGGATTTATCTGACCACTGACGGCGGCACGACCTGGACCGACATAGTGGCCCGCGGCTTCACCCTCGACCCCAACGGCATTACCTGGATACCAGGTCAGTCCATTCACTGGGCTGCCTGCATCCAGTTTGACCCCTTCGTACCCAACCGTGTGCTCGTGGACTCGGGCAACGGCATCTACGCCAACGATGATATTACCAACACGGCCGGTACGTGGAAATTCTTCGTGAAGGGCCTGGAGGAAACCGTGGCCCTGAACCTGGTGAGTATGCCCAACGGCGGGCCGCTGCTCTCCGTCATCGGCGACTACGACGGCTTCCGGCACACCGACGTGACGCAGTACGCGCCCATCTACCAGCCCCGCATCGGGAGCACCAGCGGCCTGGACTTTGCCAAGCTCAGCCCTACTAATGTGGCACGGGTAGGCTACCGCAACGACGCAACCTCGGCTTCGGTGCTGCTCTACTCCACCGACACGGGCCTGACCTGGACGCGCACGGCCACCATGAACGGCTCGGGCGGACAGGTGGCCCTCTCGGCCGATGGCACTGTGCTGCTGCACAGCCCGAGCAACGGCATGAGCAGCAGCTTCCCGGTGGCCGACAACACCTTCGTGTACCGCACCACCGACAACGGCGCTACCTGGACTAAGGCCACCGGCGTGCCTACCACCCTCACCAGCTCGCGCCCCGTGGCCGATGCCGTGAACCCCGCTAAGTTCTACCTGCACAATACCAGCACCGGCGATATGCTGGTGAGCACCGACGGCGGCGTGTCCTTCGCCGTGGCCGGCAACGTGGGGGCAGCCGGTGGCTCCAACATTATTCGGGCTGTGCAGGGCCGCGAGGGGCACCTGTGGGTGGCCCTCTACGGCGGGGGGCTCACGCGCTCCGTTGATGCGGGCACTACGTTTACCAAGCTTGCCAGCGTGACGCGCTGCGACGCGGTGGGCTTCGGCAAGGCCGCGCCCGGCGGCACCTACGAGGCCATCTACATGTACGGCGTTGTGGGGGGGGTAGTGGGTATCTTCCGCTCCAACGACCAGGGCGTGAGCTGGGTGCGGGTGAATGACGAGGCCCACGAGTACGGCGGCCCCGCCAACGGGCAATTCGTGATGGGCGACCTCAACACCTACGGCCGCGTGTACATGAGCACCGCCGGCCGCGGCATCATCTACGGAATGCCGGCCACCCCGCTGGCCACCCGCTTGGCCGCTGGCGGCCAAGCCAGCCTGCAAGCCTACCCGAACCCCACGGGCAGTGGCCTCACGCTGCGCCTACCCCCCGAATTGGTGGGCGGCACGGTTACCGTTATCAATACCCTGGGGGCC